In a genomic window of Flavobacterium lipolyticum:
- a CDS encoding SusE domain-containing protein, producing MKNIYKILIAFVGVLAVSCNADDVQDRPVIEAATAPVLLTPKSDFSIVLQNTNAANAATTFVWDDAQYNGTKTVVTYSLEMAAAGTNFKTPTVVATTTDKFKSFTVADLNTACLNAGFAPFKAAQIDVRVKSSVGTTGSVSQVSNSYTITATPYPAWPNWGIIGSATPNGWSDPDTNLDYDLSTKKYSYVGPLTVGEIKFRLDDSWGTNYGDDGNDLTLDAGGANIPITVAGNYTIVIDFTAKTYTIKKN from the coding sequence ATGAAAAATATATATAAAATTTTAATCGCATTCGTTGGTGTATTAGCGGTATCGTGTAACGCAGATGATGTACAGGACAGACCTGTAATTGAAGCGGCAACTGCACCGGTTTTATTAACTCCAAAATCAGATTTTAGTATTGTGCTTCAGAATACAAATGCAGCAAATGCAGCAACAACATTTGTATGGGACGATGCTCAGTATAATGGAACTAAGACTGTTGTTACTTATAGTTTGGAAATGGCTGCTGCAGGAACTAACTTTAAAACTCCTACAGTAGTGGCTACGACAACCGATAAATTTAAAAGTTTTACGGTTGCAGACCTTAATACAGCTTGTTTAAATGCTGGTTTTGCTCCGTTTAAGGCAGCTCAGATTGATGTACGTGTTAAATCTTCTGTGGGAACAACAGGTTCAGTAAGTCAGGTTTCAAATTCCTATACAATTACAGCGACTCCTTATCCGGCTTGGCCAAATTGGGGGATTATTGGTTCTGCAACTCCTAACGGATGGAGTGACCCTGATACCAATTTAGATTATGATTTAAGTACTAAAAAATATTCTTATGTTGGACCATTAACAGTAGGTGAAATCAAATTTAGACTAGATGATTCATGGGGTACTAATTATGGAGATGATGGTAATGATTTGACATTAGATGCCGGAGGTGCTAATATTCCAATTACAGTAGCCGGAAATTATACTATTGTTATCGATTTTACTGCAAAAACTTATACTATCAAAAAGAACTAA